Proteins co-encoded in one Candidatus Thiodictyon syntrophicum genomic window:
- the nikR gene encoding nickel-responsive transcriptional regulator NikR yields the protein MSTPEETIRFSVSLPRPLLDELDRRVVGKGYASRSELVRDLIRERLVEETWERGDEEVAGVLTIVYDHHQRELTQHILEVQHQEYVHVVASTHVHIDHHNCLETIILRGLPAQIERLSQTIGGLKGVRFSALTRTSRLGH from the coding sequence ATGTCCACCCCAGAAGAAACCATCCGCTTCAGCGTCTCGCTGCCCCGCCCGCTGCTCGACGAACTGGACCGCCGCGTGGTCGGCAAGGGCTACGCCTCCCGCTCCGAACTGGTGCGCGACCTGATCCGCGAGCGGCTGGTGGAGGAGACCTGGGAGCGCGGCGACGAGGAGGTCGCCGGCGTCCTCACCATCGTCTACGATCATCATCAGCGGGAACTGACCCAGCACATTCTCGAGGTCCAGCACCAGGAGTACGTCCATGTCGTGGCCAGCACCCACGTCCACATCGACCATCACAACTGTCTGGAAACCATCATACTGCGCGGTCTGCCGGCGCAGATCGAGCGCCTGAGCCAGACGATCGGCGGACTCAAGGGGGTGCGCTTCTCCGCCCTCACCCGCACGTCCCGGCTAGGTCATTAG
- the corA gene encoding magnesium/cobalt transporter CorA translates to MQDPQPSETSTRPAGAAHPRPDPDPAAAARTATDATAAPAKTAAVYPRPAAPKHARRRRPLVTPKAKLPRLHRRPPGAPAGIEYHELVQAPGAGAAQITCTDYAPDRWEVQKVADMAAFLAVHRPDWSEVRWIHVEGLGDNDTIRALAEKYQLHPLAIEDVLDGQHRPKVDDYPGSGDLPGRLFVVARRVILRDDDLHAEQVNFFLGRHTLLSFQSSACPAIETVRRRLEGPHSRLRENDASFLLYAILDTIVDGMYPILEDSSQHLEEAEEAAIDQSEPQTLHSIHRIKRGLILLRRVAWPMRELISDLQRERHECLSEVTQTYFRDVYDHCVQIIDLIETYREIASDVADMHVSMLSNRTNEIMKVLTIIGTIFIPLTFLAGVYGMNMYIPENHWDYSYAVFWSLCLSIAGYMLWRFRRGGWF, encoded by the coding sequence ATGCAGGACCCCCAACCGTCCGAGACCTCGACGCGTCCCGCCGGCGCGGCGCATCCGCGTCCTGATCCCGATCCCGCAGCGGCTGCGCGAACCGCAACCGACGCCACGGCGGCGCCCGCCAAGACCGCCGCGGTCTACCCGCGCCCGGCCGCCCCCAAACACGCCCGACGGCGCCGTCCGCTGGTCACGCCCAAGGCGAAGCTGCCGCGGCTGCACCGGCGCCCGCCGGGCGCCCCCGCGGGGATCGAGTACCACGAACTGGTCCAGGCGCCGGGCGCGGGCGCGGCGCAGATCACCTGCACTGACTATGCCCCGGACCGCTGGGAGGTCCAGAAGGTGGCGGACATGGCCGCCTTCCTCGCCGTGCACCGGCCGGACTGGTCGGAGGTACGCTGGATCCATGTCGAGGGGCTCGGGGACAACGACACCATCCGCGCCCTGGCGGAGAAGTACCAGTTGCACCCGCTGGCCATCGAGGACGTGCTCGATGGTCAGCATCGGCCCAAGGTCGACGACTACCCGGGCTCCGGGGACCTGCCCGGACGGCTGTTCGTGGTGGCGCGGCGCGTCATCCTGCGCGACGACGACCTGCATGCCGAGCAGGTCAACTTCTTCCTCGGGCGCCACACGCTCCTGAGCTTCCAGTCGAGCGCCTGTCCGGCCATCGAGACGGTGCGCCGCCGCCTGGAGGGCCCGCACTCGCGCCTGCGCGAGAACGACGCGAGCTTCCTGCTCTACGCCATCCTGGACACCATCGTGGACGGCATGTACCCGATCCTGGAAGACTCGTCGCAACACCTGGAGGAGGCCGAGGAGGCGGCCATCGATCAGTCCGAACCCCAGACCCTGCACTCCATCCACCGGATCAAGCGCGGTCTGATCCTGCTGCGCCGGGTCGCCTGGCCTATGCGCGAACTCATCTCCGATCTCCAGCGCGAGCGGCACGAGTGCCTCTCGGAGGTCACCCAGACCTATTTTCGCGACGTCTATGACCACTGCGTCCAGATCATCGACCTGATCGAGACCTACCGGGAGATCGCCTCCGACGTGGCGGACATGCATGTGTCCATGCTCTCCAACCGCACCAACGAGATCATGAAGGTGCTGACCATCATCGGGACCATCTTCATCCCCCTGACCTTCCTCGCCGGGGTCTACGGCATGAACATGTATATCCCGGAAAACCACTGGGACTACAGCTATGCCGTGTTCTGGAGCCTCTGCCTGTCGATCGCCGGGTATATGCTGTGGCGCTTCCGGCGCGGCGGGTGGTTTTAG
- a CDS encoding sensor domain-containing diguanylate cyclase, whose amino-acid sequence MNIDLRTLAILLALTNLLQVLALFAQYRLNNSYSGPGWWTAGTALVALGFASAFLQDNSTIGSIAIVAASALFSSGMALYYVGLLRFLGRRERPWPLILFCTAVTLVAAYFTYIDVNVAARLINLALAMALLSFLNVHAILANRTRSIATSAYSVALVFLVQGLVLIGVALAAAFSDAEGLYIASPAHTALYLDGLMVSVLLTAYFIIMINQRLNAETREAKETVEFIFNASPDPVVLTRLADGAVVTANDGFAAQSGYAGAEAMGMTTLEMNLWKNPVDRERLVGALHEHGHCDNLEVVLLRKDGSEFTGLLSAKITQMKGVPHIVTVIRDVSARKRAEEAQRRSQELLTLFIRQSPIYAFIKEVTPTGSRVLHVSDNFQQLLGSSVSDMLGKTMSELFPPEFAATMTADDRAVIANGLVLKQDEDFNGRHYTSIKFPIIQGERVLLAGYTIDITERKRLEAQLRQQATTDDLTGVANRRHFLELAQTETSRALRYQHPLALALIDIDHFKKINDAHGHAAGDQALLLLADICRRNIRDIDVFARFGGDEFAVLLPETSREEAGAVMQRVCLAVAARRPDLGRGPVAITISAGIAGLASDGDSLDALLRRADQALYQAKEAGRNRVMTEPASE is encoded by the coding sequence ATGAATATCGACCTGCGCACGCTTGCGATTCTCTTGGCCCTGACCAATCTCCTGCAAGTCCTCGCCCTCTTTGCGCAATATCGGTTGAATAACAGCTACTCCGGGCCGGGCTGGTGGACCGCGGGCACTGCTCTCGTGGCGCTCGGGTTCGCCTCCGCTTTCCTGCAGGATAATTCCACCATCGGGTCCATTGCGATCGTCGCTGCCAGCGCCCTGTTCTCGTCCGGCATGGCGCTGTACTATGTCGGCCTGTTGCGTTTCCTGGGTCGGCGCGAACGGCCTTGGCCGCTCATCCTATTCTGCACGGCCGTCACCCTGGTCGCTGCCTATTTCACTTACATCGACGTCAATGTGGCTGCGCGTCTGATCAATCTTGCGCTTGCCATGGCCCTGTTGTCATTCCTGAACGTCCATGCGATCTTAGCCAATAGAACCCGTTCGATCGCAACCTCTGCCTATTCCGTCGCCCTGGTATTTCTGGTCCAGGGCCTGGTCCTTATCGGTGTCGCCCTGGCGGCCGCCTTCAGTGATGCCGAGGGTCTCTATATCGCCTCGCCGGCGCACACTGCGCTGTATCTGGACGGACTCATGGTCAGCGTTCTGCTGACGGCTTATTTCATTATCATGATCAATCAGAGGCTGAATGCCGAAACCCGGGAAGCGAAAGAGACTGTCGAGTTTATTTTCAATGCCAGCCCCGATCCGGTTGTGCTCACGCGTTTGGCCGACGGTGCGGTGGTCACCGCCAACGACGGATTTGCGGCACAGAGTGGATATGCCGGTGCGGAGGCGATGGGTATGACAACCCTGGAGATGAATCTCTGGAAAAACCCAGTGGATCGCGAGAGGCTTGTCGGCGCGCTTCACGAGCACGGTCATTGCGACAATCTGGAAGTCGTTCTCTTGCGCAAAGACGGCAGTGAATTCACCGGGTTGCTGTCTGCCAAGATTACACAGATGAAGGGGGTTCCCCACATTGTCACGGTCATCCGTGACGTCAGTGCCCGCAAGCGCGCGGAAGAGGCGCAGCGTAGAAGTCAGGAGCTCTTGACACTCTTTATCCGTCAGTCACCGATCTACGCCTTCATCAAGGAGGTAACGCCCACCGGGAGCCGCGTGCTGCACGTCAGCGATAACTTTCAACAGCTGCTCGGTAGTTCCGTCAGCGATATGTTGGGAAAGACCATGTCGGAGCTGTTTCCGCCCGAATTTGCCGCGACGATGACCGCTGACGACCGGGCCGTCATAGCTAATGGCTTGGTGCTGAAACAGGATGAGGATTTCAATGGTCGTCACTATACCTCGATCAAGTTTCCGATCATCCAGGGAGAACGGGTGTTATTGGCGGGTTACACCATTGACATCACCGAGCGCAAGCGCCTCGAGGCGCAGTTGCGGCAACAGGCAACCACTGATGATCTCACCGGAGTGGCCAATCGGCGTCATTTCCTGGAACTGGCACAGACCGAAACCAGCCGCGCGCTGCGTTATCAGCACCCGCTGGCGCTGGCCCTGATCGACATCGATCATTTTAAGAAGATCAACGATGCCCATGGGCATGCGGCAGGCGATCAGGCGCTGTTGCTACTCGCTGACATCTGCCGGAGGAACATCCGCGACATCGATGTATTCGCGCGCTTCGGCGGCGACGAATTCGCAGTACTCTTACCGGAGACCAGTCGCGAAGAGGCCGGTGCAGTCATGCAGCGCGTCTGCCTCGCCGTAGCGGCCCGGCGGCCTGACCTTGGCCGCGGTCCCGTTGCAATCACCATCAGTGCCGGCATCGCCGGTCTGGCAAGCGACGGGGATTCACTGGACGCGCTTCTGCGGCGGGCCGATCAGGCGTTGTACCAGGCGAAAGAGGCAGGGCGCAATCGGGTGATGACTGAACCAGCGTCGGAATGA
- a CDS encoding AI-2E family transporter — protein sequence MAPETPADRQFMDRAIETFIRLALIAMLAAWCFDIVRPFIVPSLWGLIIAIGLHPLHARLRAALGGRPALAAILLSLLTFAALMVPAALLSGSVLDGAHVLMRDYEEGMLAVPLPPDWVAGLPLVGQSIDGFWRDASDNLADALRRALPEIKMALHWLGGVAAGAGVGILQFVFAIAIAGVLLAHEGAGRRAALTFARRLAGVRGVEFAELATATVRSVTRGILGVAMIQAILAGLGWLAAGIPAAGLWAILALLLSVVQVGIFPLAIPILIYCFFTASTLTFVLLLIWTLLVGSIDNVLKPILLGRGVEVPMAVIFVGAIGGFLGAGIIGLFVGAVVLVLGYKLFVAWLDERPEPAAESSDAPAS from the coding sequence ATGGCCCCAGAGACCCCCGCCGACCGCCAGTTCATGGACCGGGCGATCGAGACCTTCATCCGCCTCGCCCTGATCGCGATGCTGGCCGCCTGGTGCTTCGATATTGTGCGGCCCTTCATCGTGCCCTCCCTGTGGGGCCTGATCATCGCCATCGGTCTGCACCCGCTGCATGCGCGACTCCGCGCGGCCTTGGGCGGCCGGCCCGCGCTCGCGGCGATCCTGCTGTCCCTGCTGACCTTCGCGGCCCTGATGGTCCCGGCGGCCTTGCTCAGCGGCTCCGTGCTGGACGGCGCCCATGTACTGATGCGCGATTATGAGGAGGGGATGCTGGCGGTTCCGCTGCCGCCCGACTGGGTGGCGGGCCTGCCGCTCGTGGGCCAGTCCATCGACGGCTTTTGGCGCGATGCCTCGGACAACCTGGCGGACGCCCTGCGCCGCGCCCTGCCGGAGATCAAGATGGCCCTGCACTGGCTGGGCGGGGTCGCGGCGGGGGCGGGGGTGGGCATCCTGCAATTCGTCTTCGCCATCGCCATTGCCGGGGTGTTGCTGGCGCACGAGGGCGCCGGACGCCGGGCGGCCCTGACCTTCGCCCGGCGGCTCGCCGGGGTCCGGGGGGTGGAGTTTGCGGAGCTGGCGACGGCGACCGTGCGCAGCGTCACCCGGGGCATCCTGGGGGTGGCCATGATTCAGGCGATCCTGGCGGGGCTCGGCTGGCTGGCGGCCGGGATCCCGGCGGCGGGGCTCTGGGCGATCCTGGCCCTGCTGCTGAGCGTGGTGCAGGTCGGTATCTTTCCGCTGGCCATCCCTATCCTCATCTATTGCTTCTTCACCGCCAGTACCCTGACCTTCGTGCTCCTGCTGATCTGGACCCTGCTCGTGGGCAGTATCGATAATGTCCTGAAACCCATCCTGCTGGGTCGCGGGGTGGAGGTGCCGATGGCGGTGATCTTTGTCGGGGCTATCGGCGGCTTTCTCGGCGCGGGCATCATCGGGCTCTTCGTCGGCGCCGTGGTGCTGGTGCTGGGCTACAAGCTGTTCGTCGCCTGGCTCGATGAACGGCCGGAGCCGGCGGCGGAGTCATCGGATGCCCCGGCGTCTTGA
- a CDS encoding desulfoferrodoxin family protein: MKRRSILVLGALAAVTRVLPVAAQSVVMIGGPMAGSVFFTRDDPGLWASEIDRHLPEIKTEAAPGSTTSVSIRTPHPMDGFKHYILKHKLLDARFRLLSQKTFNPERDQPFSRHVLPAGYRGPVYAVSICNLHDTWIEGVMIEGDGLSPAR, encoded by the coding sequence GTGAAACGTCGTTCCATCCTTGTGCTCGGTGCGCTGGCCGCCGTGACGCGGGTCCTCCCGGTCGCTGCGCAATCGGTGGTGATGATCGGCGGGCCCATGGCGGGCAGCGTCTTTTTCACCCGTGACGATCCGGGCCTGTGGGCGAGCGAGATCGACCGGCACCTGCCGGAGATCAAGACCGAGGCGGCGCCCGGGTCGACCACGTCCGTCAGCATCCGCACGCCCCACCCGATGGACGGCTTCAAGCACTACATCTTAAAGCACAAGCTCCTGGACGCGCGTTTCCGGCTCCTGAGTCAGAAGACCTTCAATCCGGAGCGCGACCAGCCGTTCTCGCGCCACGTCCTGCCCGCCGGTTACCGCGGCCCGGTCTATGCGGTGAGCATCTGCAACCTGCACGACACCTGGATCGAGGGCGTGATGATCGAGGGCGACGGGCTCTCACCGGCCCGCTGA
- a CDS encoding UDP-2,3-diacylglucosamine diphosphatase, with protein MIWTRRGDTAGPPPRHPAGAADHGETLFISDLHLTPGRPETIRLFLEFLDGRARRARHLYILGDLFDAWIGDDDDSAPYQAIRAGLRGLTSAGTACTLLPGNRDFLLGRAFCRDTGCTLGRDPTLTRFAGVPTLLMHGDLLCTADLDYQRFRRRVRNPLVKAMFLWKSLAARRALAEGYRRQSGTAKTDKSAAIMDADPGAVTDYLTRFRAVHLIHGHTHRPADHTLTHQGQAARRTVLAEWHDDRGEVLVHRDGTWHRETMLPSGAEQHSTSRS; from the coding sequence GTGATCTGGACCCGCCGGGGCGACACGGCCGGGCCGCCACCGCGCCACCCCGCGGGGGCAGCCGACCACGGGGAGACCCTGTTCATCTCCGACCTGCACCTGACGCCGGGGCGCCCGGAGACGATCCGCCTGTTCCTTGAGTTTCTGGACGGCCGGGCACGCCGGGCGAGGCACCTCTACATCCTGGGCGACCTGTTCGACGCCTGGATCGGCGACGACGACGACAGCGCGCCCTATCAGGCGATCCGGGCCGGGCTGCGCGGCCTCACCAGTGCCGGCACCGCCTGCACGCTCCTGCCCGGGAATCGGGACTTTCTACTCGGGCGCGCCTTTTGCCGCGACACCGGCTGCACACTCGGGCGGGACCCGACCCTCACCAGGTTCGCCGGTGTCCCGACCCTGCTGATGCACGGGGACCTGCTCTGCACCGCCGACCTGGACTACCAGCGCTTCCGTCGCCGGGTGCGCAACCCACTGGTGAAAGCCATGTTTTTATGGAAGTCATTGGCGGCGCGCCGGGCCCTCGCCGAGGGTTACCGCCGCCAAAGCGGCACCGCCAAGACCGACAAGAGCGCGGCCATCATGGATGCCGATCCGGGCGCCGTCACGGACTACCTCACCCGCTTCCGCGCCGTCCATTTGATCCACGGGCATACCCATCGCCCGGCGGATCACACACTGACGCACCAGGGTCAGGCCGCCAGGCGCACCGTTCTGGCCGAATGGCACGACGACCGCGGCGAGGTGCTGGTCCATCGCGATGGCACCTGGCACCGGGAGACAATGCTGCCGAGCGGCGCCGAACAGCACTCCACTTCGCGCTCGTAA
- a CDS encoding peptidylprolyl isomerase, with protein sequence MIKLTTNFGPILIALDHERAPLTCANFEQYVRDGHYDGTLFHRVINGFMIQGGGVSEHFLPKPTRAPIQNEAANGLKNLSGTVAMARTMDPHSASSQFFINVADNGFLDHPGQDGWGYCVFGRVVDGMDTVNAIKAVKTGGHHGHQDVPEENVLIEHAKVLAD encoded by the coding sequence ATGATCAAGCTCACTACCAACTTCGGCCCCATCCTGATCGCTCTCGACCACGAGCGGGCCCCGCTCACCTGCGCCAACTTCGAGCAGTATGTGCGCGATGGTCACTACGACGGCACCCTGTTCCATCGGGTCATCAATGGCTTCATGATCCAGGGCGGCGGGGTGAGCGAGCACTTCCTGCCCAAGCCCACGCGCGCCCCGATCCAGAACGAGGCCGCCAACGGGCTCAAAAACCTGAGCGGCACCGTCGCCATGGCCCGCACCATGGACCCGCACTCGGCCAGTTCACAGTTCTTCATCAATGTCGCGGACAACGGCTTTCTAGACCACCCGGGGCAGGATGGCTGGGGCTACTGCGTCTTCGGCCGGGTCGTCGATGGGATGGACACCGTCAACGCCATCAAGGCGGTCAAGACCGGCGGTCACCATGGCCACCAGGACGTCCCCGAGGAGAACGTGCTGATCGAGCACGCCAAGGTCCTCGCCGACTAG
- the cysS gene encoding cysteine--tRNA ligase, producing MLEIYNSLTREKAPFTPLVPGQVGIYVCGMTVYDLCHLGHARVMVVFDVAYRYLRHLGYQVNYVRNITDIDDKILRRAQERGEPFTALTERFIAAMHEDAAALGCLAPTAEPRATAHIPEILAMIGTLIGRGLAYAVDNGDVYYSVGAFPGYGKLSGKDPADLRAGARVEVDEAKRDPLDFVLWKAAKPGEPSWDSPWGAGRPGWHIECSAMSTCCLGNHFDLHGGGADLQFPHHENEIAQSEGATGEPFVNVWMHNGFVRVNEEKMSKSLGNFFTVREILERYQPEEVRYFILGSHYRSPLNYDDEHLNNARAALTRLYMALRGLPSAAPAGGESFRERFTAAMDDDFNTPVALAVLFDLVREINRVRPQDEVAAAGLGAVLRSLGGVLGIVQGDADAYLKAESRSVVTPPGLMTSDVSLSGSAVTGPGLSEQAIESLIAERIAARKARQWALADRIREDLAAAGIVLEDAQGRTTWRRG from the coding sequence ATGCTTGAGATCTATAACAGCCTGACCCGTGAGAAGGCGCCCTTCACCCCGCTCGTCCCCGGCCAGGTCGGGATCTATGTCTGCGGCATGACCGTCTACGACCTCTGCCACCTGGGCCACGCCCGGGTCATGGTGGTCTTCGATGTCGCCTACCGCTACCTGCGCCACCTCGGCTACCAGGTCAACTATGTCCGCAACATCACGGACATCGACGACAAGATCCTGCGCCGCGCCCAGGAGCGGGGCGAGCCCTTCACGGCGCTGACCGAGCGCTTCATCGCCGCCATGCACGAGGACGCGGCCGCCCTGGGCTGCCTGGCGCCCACCGCCGAGCCCCGCGCCACGGCGCACATCCCCGAGATCCTGGCGATGATCGGGACCCTGATCGGCCGCGGCCTGGCCTATGCCGTGGACAACGGCGATGTCTACTACTCGGTCGGCGCCTTCCCCGGCTACGGCAAGCTCTCCGGCAAGGACCCGGCGGATCTGCGTGCCGGGGCGCGGGTGGAGGTGGACGAGGCCAAGCGTGATCCGCTGGACTTCGTCTTGTGGAAGGCCGCCAAGCCCGGCGAGCCCTCCTGGGACTCGCCCTGGGGGGCAGGTCGCCCCGGCTGGCACATCGAGTGCTCCGCCATGTCGACCTGCTGCCTGGGCAATCACTTCGACCTGCACGGCGGGGGGGCGGACCTGCAGTTCCCCCACCACGAGAACGAGATCGCCCAGTCTGAAGGGGCCACCGGCGAGCCCTTCGTCAATGTCTGGATGCACAACGGCTTTGTGCGGGTGAACGAGGAGAAGATGTCCAAGTCGCTGGGCAACTTCTTCACCGTGCGCGAGATCCTGGAGCGTTACCAGCCCGAGGAGGTGCGTTATTTCATCCTCGGCAGCCACTACCGCAGCCCGCTCAATTACGACGACGAGCACCTCAATAATGCCCGCGCCGCCCTGACCCGTCTCTACATGGCTCTGCGCGGCCTGCCGAGCGCCGCGCCGGCGGGCGGGGAGAGCTTCAGGGAACGCTTCACCGCCGCCATGGACGACGATTTCAACACCCCGGTGGCGCTCGCGGTGCTCTTTGATCTGGTGCGTGAGATCAATCGCGTGCGGCCCCAGGACGAGGTCGCCGCCGCGGGGCTGGGGGCGGTACTGCGTTCATTGGGTGGGGTGTTGGGCATCGTCCAAGGCGATGCCGATGCATACTTGAAAGCCGAGTCAAGGAGTGTGGTAACCCCTCCTGGCCTCATGACATCGGACGTCTCTCTGTCTGGTTCGGCGGTAACCGGTCCTGGGCTTTCAGAACAAGCGATCGAGTCCCTGATCGCCGAGCGCATCGCCGCCCGCAAGGCCAGGCAATGGGCGCTGGCCGACCGGATCCGCGAAGACCTGGCTGCCGCCGGCATTGTGCTGGAAGACGCGCAGGGCCGGACCACTTGGCGACGGGGCTGA
- a CDS encoding PLDc N-terminal domain-containing protein — translation MSIEVGGLLGLLHLILTVYAMVKIVQSGAGTATKVIWIVLILLLPVLGLILWLLFGPKG, via the coding sequence ATGAGCATCGAAGTCGGCGGCCTGCTCGGGCTGCTCCATCTGATCCTGACGGTCTATGCCATGGTCAAGATCGTCCAGAGCGGTGCCGGTACCGCCACCAAGGTCATCTGGATCGTGCTGATCCTGCTGCTGCCCGTACTCGGGCTGATCCTGTGGTTACTGTTCGGGCCCAAGGGCTGA
- a CDS encoding outer membrane beta-barrel protein: MNRLCALAGLPLVILGLAAQADTIGTNRIGVNGSYSTGGEVQNPQGGFGAQGEFAINRNFGIELAVDQFSDDSTQDGIEITQDLTTIGLSMVFRGQFNQRFGGYGLIGLDYNMPNTHVTLDPGYYGPGWHASANLDDAFGGHFGGGLNLRLADHVELFLEYRYTALELKGDLTVTNGNYSYTDRVTGNNDFGLFKLGINVVF; the protein is encoded by the coding sequence ATGAATAGGTTGTGTGCGCTGGCCGGACTTCCTCTCGTCATCCTCGGCCTGGCGGCCCAGGCCGATACCATCGGTACGAACCGCATCGGGGTCAATGGCTCCTATTCAACGGGGGGCGAGGTCCAGAACCCCCAAGGGGGCTTCGGGGCGCAGGGCGAGTTCGCCATCAACCGCAATTTCGGGATCGAACTGGCGGTCGATCAGTTCAGTGACGACTCGACGCAAGACGGCATCGAGATCACGCAGGACCTCACCACGATCGGTCTTTCGATGGTCTTCCGGGGCCAGTTCAACCAGCGCTTCGGCGGCTATGGCCTCATCGGTCTCGATTACAATATGCCGAATACGCATGTCACGCTCGACCCGGGGTATTATGGTCCGGGATGGCACGCCAGCGCGAACCTGGACGACGCCTTCGGCGGCCACTTCGGGGGCGGACTCAACCTGAGGCTTGCCGACCATGTGGAACTGTTCCTCGAATACCGCTACACGGCCCTCGAACTCAAAGGCGACCTCACCGTTACCAACGGCAACTACTCATACACCGACCGCGTCACTGGCAACAACGATTTTGGATTGTTCAAGCTCGGTATCAACGTCGTGTTCTAG
- a CDS encoding DUF4340 domain-containing protein — translation MDHHTSTTTRAWLLALRTPAAFYPAILLGLQIVLAIALTWAARGTLDPGAAQGPLLAFDPKAVTSLRIEGAGESVTLARKGQDWLIPELADFPAEGAKVTALIDRLAGLKRVSPVATSAAAQQRHKVADDGFERKVTLKAGDQTLATLLLGDSPGFKRQFARPAGDPAVYDLDLPLFEVGNRRDDWLRRDLLQVDQDQITGVATADWTLTKEKDAWSLAGTTDKPDPAAVINLLGRIGALGYRGVLGTEDKPEYNQAAPTLELTVQLADGGNRVYRISPAKDSKDSILKAADRPWYFKLSASDLEGIAGLDRDRLLGLTPPAVPPAAGDQDQETDDAAAGEDAAAADAQTPQDPEAQREAEQAAAAVDLDDASAPEETNEGAAPQDAGADQTMAPGAPGGQ, via the coding sequence ATGGACCACCATACCAGCACTACCACGCGCGCCTGGCTCCTCGCCCTGCGCACCCCGGCCGCCTTCTACCCGGCCATCCTGCTCGGCCTCCAGATCGTCCTGGCCATCGCCCTGACCTGGGCCGCCCGCGGGACCCTGGACCCGGGCGCCGCCCAGGGTCCCCTGCTCGCCTTCGACCCCAAGGCCGTCACCAGCCTGCGCATCGAAGGCGCCGGCGAGTCCGTGACCCTGGCCCGCAAGGGCCAGGACTGGCTGATCCCGGAGTTGGCCGACTTCCCCGCCGAGGGGGCCAAGGTCACGGCACTCATCGACCGGCTCGCCGGACTCAAGCGCGTGAGCCCGGTGGCCACCAGCGCGGCGGCCCAGCAGCGCCACAAGGTGGCCGACGACGGCTTCGAGCGCAAGGTCACCCTGAAGGCCGGGGACCAGACCCTTGCCACCCTGCTGCTCGGCGACTCACCGGGCTTCAAGCGCCAGTTCGCCCGCCCGGCCGGGGACCCGGCGGTCTATGACCTGGACCTGCCGCTCTTCGAGGTCGGCAACCGCCGGGACGACTGGCTGCGGCGCGACCTGCTCCAGGTCGATCAGGATCAGATCACCGGCGTCGCCACCGCCGACTGGACGCTGACCAAGGAGAAGGATGCCTGGAGTCTTGCGGGCACCACGGACAAACCGGACCCCGCGGCCGTCATCAACCTGTTGGGCCGGATCGGCGCCCTGGGCTACCGCGGCGTGCTGGGGACCGAAGACAAACCGGAGTACAATCAGGCCGCCCCCACCCTGGAACTGACAGTGCAGTTGGCCGACGGCGGCAACCGCGTCTATCGGATCTCCCCGGCGAAGGACAGCAAGGACTCGATCCTCAAGGCCGCGGACCGGCCCTGGTACTTCAAGCTCTCCGCGTCTGACCTGGAGGGGATCGCGGGTCTTGACCGCGACCGGCTCCTGGGGCTGACCCCGCCGGCCGTCCCGCCCGCCGCGGGCGACCAGGACCAGGAGACGGACGACGCGGCAGCGGGGGAAGACGCCGCCGCGGCCGATGCGCAGACCCCGCAGGACCCCGAGGCCCAGCGGGAGGCCGAACAGGCGGCCGCCGCGGTGGACCTGGATGACGCGTCCGCCCCGGAAGAGACCAATGAAGGCGCGGCCCCGCAGGACGCTGGAGCGGATCAGACAATGGCACCGGGCGCACCGGGCGGACAATAG